Proteins from a single region of Juglans microcarpa x Juglans regia isolate MS1-56 chromosome 5S, Jm3101_v1.0, whole genome shotgun sequence:
- the LOC121267148 gene encoding uncharacterized protein LOC121267148 has product MKAAQSRQKSYADKRRRQLEFAMGDKVFLRISPMKGVMRFGKKGKLSPRYIGPFEILDRFGPVAYRVALPPAFSGVHNVFHVSMLRKYIHDPTHIIDHEPLQIQEDMTYTEEPLRILDRKEQVLRNRTIALVKVLWNNHAINEASWEFEEEMRVKYPHLFEGNYYSL; this is encoded by the coding sequence atgaaagcagctcaaagtcGACAGAAGAGCTATGCAGATAAACGCCGCCGTCAGTTAGAATTTGCGATGGGAGATAAGGTTTTCTTGAGAATTTCAccaatgaaaggagttatgagattcggAAAGAAAGGTAAGTTGAGTCCTAGATACATTGGGccgtttgagattcttgatcggtTTGGACCGGTGGCGTACAGGGTGGCTCTACCACCGGCGTTCTCGGGAGTACATAACGTGTTCCATGTGTCCATGTTGAGGAAGTACATCCATGACCCCACTCACATCATAGATCATGAACCCTTGCAGATTCAAGAGGACATGACCTACACCGAGGAACCATTGCGGATTCTGGACAGGAAAGAGCAAGTATTGCGGAATCGAACTATTGCTTTGGTTAAAGTattgtggaataatcatgctatcaatgaagcatcttgggaattcgaggaagagatgagagtaAAGTATCCTCACTTGTTCGAAGGAAATTATTAtagcttgtaa